Proteins co-encoded in one Medicago truncatula cultivar Jemalong A17 chromosome 8, MtrunA17r5.0-ANR, whole genome shotgun sequence genomic window:
- the LOC11406030 gene encoding protein PLANT CADMIUM RESISTANCE 3 → MVHNAAHSWHTGYCDCSSHCRSCCLTLFCPCVAFGRVAEIVDKGTTSCCVHGLFYCLLGGFTYVGSSLYACIYRTKLRKTYGIDGSKTCDCIGTCCCLSSISICQEFRELESRGFDVSAGWKENVRVKTRGVMEMEAPTIENGMARK, encoded by the exons ATGGTCCACAATGCTGCTCATTCATGGCACACTGGCTACTGTGATTGTTCATCTCATTGTCGCTCTT GTTGCCTCACATTATTTTGTCCCTGTGTTGCCTTTGGAAGGGTAGCTGAGATTGTTGACAAAGGAACAACTT CTTGTTGTGTGCACGGACTATTTTACTGCCTGCTTGGTGGTTTTACTTATGTTGGTTCGTCACTCTATGCATGCATTTATCGTACAAAATTAAGGAAGACTTATGGAATTGATGGGAGCAAAACTTGTGATTGCATCGGCACCTGTTGTTGTCTCTCATCAATTTCCATTTGCCAAGAATTTCGTGAGCTAGAATCCCGTGGTTTCGACGTGTCTGCCG GTTGGAAAGAGAACGTGAGAGTGAAAACCAGAGGGGTGATGGAGATGGAGGCTCCAACAATTGAAAATGGCATGGCCCGTAAATAG
- the LOC11406031 gene encoding O-fucosyltransferase 30 — MLPKRKPHYKFPLIPITLFATFFSFLFLYYYYAKRDSHFTEYSQTKSHTLQCSSQALALSEKFMWYAPHSGFSNQLSEFKHAVLIAGILNRTLVVPPILDHHAVALGSCPKFRVVEPNHIRFSVWDHVIQLLRGGRYVSIAEIIDISSLVSSSLVRVIDLRDFVSIWCGISLDLACNNDPKSQSSVSESLKQCGSLLSGFHGNIAKCIYAINEDCRTTVWTYHVDGHEDGMLDSFQPDEQLKQRKKISYVRRRRDVFRTLGPGSKVESASMLAFGSLFSAPYKGSESYIDIHESHQDQRFLSLMEKIKFLPYVPEVMNAGKEFAKTTIKAPFLCAQLRLLDGQFKNHHKATFDGLRQKLVSLMQKGHLPIHIFVMTDLQRNNWTGTYLGDLTGDAHNYKVHFLREDDQLVMQAAKKLTTAGYGQRFIPNSDSRIGKKYCSNQILPDVLLYVEQTVCSCASLGFIGTPGSTIAENIELMRKFGSCSS, encoded by the exons ATGTTACCTAAAAGAAAACCGCATTACAAATTCCCACTCATTCCCATAACCCTCTTTGCCACATTCTTTTCATTCCTTTTTCTTTATTACTATTACGCCAAACGCGATTCTCATTTCACTGAATACTCCCAAACAAAATCACATACACTTCAATGCTCTTCCCAAGCTCTTGCATTAAGCGAGAAATTCATGTGGTATGCACCTCACAGTGGATTCAGCAACCAGCTTTCAGAGTTTAAACACGCTGTTTTGATCGCTGGGATACTTAATCGGACTTTGGTTGTTCCTCCTATCTTGGATCACCATGCTGTTGCTTTAGGTAGTTGTCCTAAGTTTCGCGTTGTCGAACCCAATCATATTCGTTTTTCTGTTTGGGATCATGTCATTCAGCTTCTTCGCGGTGGAAG ATATGTCTCCATTGCTGAAATCATAGATATCTCGTCTTTAGTTTCTTCTAGTCTTGTTCGAGTTATTGATCTGAGGGATTTTGTGTCGATATGGTGTGGCATCAGCTTAGATTTGGCTTGTAATAATGATCCAAAGTCACAGTCATCTGTTTCTGAAAGCCTAAAGCAATGTGGATCCTTGCTATCTGGGTTTCATGGGAATATTGCAAAGTGTATATATGCTATCAATGAAGATTGCAGAACTACAGTGTGGACTTACCATGTAGACGGTCATGAGGATGGCATGTTGGATTCGTTCCAACCCGATGAACAGCTGAAGCAGAGAAAGAAAATATCATATGTTAGGAGACGGAGGGATGTATTTAGGACACTTGGTCCCGGTTCTAAAGTTGAATCAGCTTCAATGCTAGCATTTGGAAGCCTTTTCTCAGCTCCATACAAAGGTTCCGAGTCATATATTGATATTCATGAATCTCATCAGGACCAGAGGTTTTTATCTTTGATGGAGAAGATTAAGTTTCTTCCATATGTCCCAGAAGTTATGAATGCCGGAAAGGAGTTTGCTAAAACAACCATTAAAGCTCCATTTCTTTGTGCGCAGCTTAGATTACTGGATGGGCAGTTTAAGAATCATCATAAGGCTACATTTGATGGGTTAAGGCAAAAATTAGTATCTTTGATGCAGAAAGGCCATCTACCCATACACATTTTTGTAATGACTGATCTTCAAAGAAATAATTGGACTGGTACTTATTTAGGTGATTTAACTGGTGATGCACATAACTATAAGGTGCATTTCTTAAGAGAGGATGATCAACTAGTTATGCAAGCAGCCAAAAAACTAACCACAGCAGGTTACGGACAGAGGTTTATTCCAAATTCAGATTCTAGAATTGGTAAAAAGTATTGCTCAAATCAGATATTACCTGATGTTCTTCTTTATGTTGAGCAGACTGTATGCAGTTGTGCATCTCTTGGTTTTATTGGTACTCCTGGATCAACCATTGCCGAAAATATAGAACTAATGAGAAAATTTGGCTCTTGTTCTAGTTGA